From a region of the Globicephala melas chromosome 19, mGloMel1.2, whole genome shotgun sequence genome:
- the CDH5 gene encoding cadherin-5 yields the protein MQVFVMLLAAGGTCLGLLAAAAVKPDQPNPPSSLPIHRRQKRDWIWNQMHIDEEKNGSLPHYVGKIKSSVNRKNTKYQLKGESAGKVFQVDESTGDVYAFERLDREKISEYHLIALVVDKNTEKNLESPSSFTIKVHDINDNWPVFTHRVFNASVPEMSGIGTSVIQLTAMDADDPTVADHASVVYQLLKGEEHFSIRGSGLIVTANKNLDREKQAKYEIVVEARDAQGLRGESGTATVLISLQDVNDNFPIFTQSRYIFSVPEDIRVGSPLGSLFVEDPDEPQNRKTKYSIVQGEYRDTFTIEPDPSRNEGIIKPMKPLDYERIRQYSFTIEATDPTIDLRYLSSTSTKNIARVIINVTDVDEPPTFQQPFYHFQLRENQKKPLIGSVLAVDPDAAKRSIRYSIRRTSDKGQFFGITKQGNIYNEKELDREVYPWCNLTVEAKELDSSGTPTGKESIVQVHIEVLDENDNAPEFAKPYEPKVCENAAQGKLVVQISAIDKDITPRDVKFKFSLSTEDSNFTLTDNHDNTANITVKYGYFDRERAKVHHLPVLISDNGRPSLTGTSMLDVTVCKCNERGEFTLCEEVAAQVGVSIQALVAIFLCILTITVITLLIILRRRLRKQARAHGKSVPEIHEQLVTYDEEGGGEMDTTSYDVSVLNSVRHGGTKPPRPALDTRPSLYAQVQKPPRHAPGTHGPGEMAAMIEVKKDEADHDGGGPPYDTLHIYGYEGAESIAESLSSLGTDSSDSDIDYDFLNDWGPRFKMLAELYGSDPREELVY from the exons ATGCAGGTGTTCGTGATGCTGCTGGCTGCAGGGGGCACCTGCCTGGGCCTGCTAGCTGCAGCGGCCGTCAAACCTGACCAACCCAACCCCCCCAGCTCGCTGCCCATTCACCGGCGCCAGAAGAGAGATTGGATCTGGAACCAGATGCACATCGATGAAGAGAAAAACGGCTCACTGCCCCACTATGTGGGCAAG ATTAAATCAAGCGTGAACCGCAAGAACACCAAGTACCAGCTCAAAGGAGAGTCTGCCGGCAAGGTCTTCCAGGTTGATGAGAGCACAGGGGACGTGTATGCCTTTGAGAGGCTGGACAGGGAGAAGATCTCTGAGTACCACCTCATCGCCCTCGTGGTGGACAAGAACACTGAGAAGAACCTGGAGTCTCCTTCCAGCTTCACCATCAAAGTTCACGATATCAATGACAACTGGCCTGTGTTCACGCACCGGGTGTTCAATGCCTCCGTGCCCGAGATGTCAGGGATAG GGACCTCGGTCATCCAGCTGACAGCAATGGATGCAGATGACCCCACTGTGGCAGACCACGCCTCTGTCGTGTACCAACTCCTGAAGGGAGAAGAACATTTCAGCATCCGTGGTTCCG GACTAATTGTCACAGCGAACAAAAACCTGGACCGAGAGAAGCAGGCCAAGTATGAGATCGTGGTGGAAGCACGAGATGCCCAGGGCCTCCGGGGGGAATCGGGCACGGCCACCGTGCTGATCTCTCTGCAGGACGTCAACGACAACTTCCCCATCTTCACACAGT CCAGGTACATATTTTCTGTGCCCGAAGACATCCGTGTGGGCAGCCCCCTGGGCTCTCTGTTTGTGGAGGACCCAGACGAGCCCCAGAACCGGAAGACAAAGTACAGCATCGTGCAGGGCGAGTACAGGGACACCTTCACCATCGAGCCTGACCCCAGCCGCAACGAGGGCATCATCAAGCCCATGAAG CCCCTGGACTATGAACGCATCCGGCAATACAGCTTCACCATCGAGGCCACGGACCCCACCATCGACCTCCGCTACCTGAGCAGCACCTCCACCAAGAACATCGCCCGTGTCATCATCAACGTCACAGATGTGGACGAGCCCCCCACCTTCCAGCAGCCCTTTTACCACTTCCAACTGCGGGAGAACCAGAAGAAACCTCTGATTGGCTCAGTGCTGGCCGTGGACCCCGATGCCGCTAAGCGGAGCATCAG ATACTCCATCCGCAGGACAAGTGACAAGGGCCAGTTCTTCGGAATAACCAAGCAGGGGAATATTTACAATGAGAAGGAGCTGGACAGAGAAGTCTACCCCTGGTGTAACCTGACAGTGGAGGCCAAAGAGCTGGATTCTAGTG GGACCCCCACGGGCAAAGAATCCATCGTGCAGGTCCACATCGAAGTTTTGGATGAGAACGACAATGCCCCAGAGTTTGCCAAGCCCTACGAGCCCAAAGTGTGTGAGAACGCTGCCCAGGGCAAG CTGGTCGTGCAAATCTCGGCAATAGACAAGGATATAACACCACGAGATGTGAAGTTCAAGTTTTCCCTGAGCACTGAGGACAGCAACTTCACCCTCACGGATAATCACG ATAACACGGCCAACATCACAGTCAAGTACGGGTATTTTGACCGAGAGCGCGCCAAGGTCCACCACCTGCCCGTGCTCATCTCGGACAACGGGAGGCCAAGCCTCACAGGCACCAGCATGCTGGATGTGACCGTGTGCAAGTGCAACGAACGCGGCGAGTTCACCTTGTGTGAGGAGGTGGCCGCCCAGGTGGGCGTCAGCATCCAGGCTCTGGTAGCTATCttcctctgcatcctcaccatcACAG TGATCACCCTCCTCATCATCCTGCGGCGGCGGCTCCGGAAGCAGGCCCGCGCCCACGGCAAGAGCGTGCCGGAGATCCACGAGCAGCTGGTCACCTACGACGAGGAGGGCGGCGGCGAGATGGACACCACCAGCTACGACGTGTCGGTGCTCAACTCGGTGCGCCACGGGGGGACCAAGCCCCCGCGGCCGGCGCTGGACACGCGGCCGTCCCTCTACGCACAGGTGCAGAAGCCGCCGCGGCACGCGCCCGGGACGCACGGGCCCGGGGAGATGGCCGCAATGATCGAGGTGAAGAAGGACGAGGCGGACCACGACGGCGGCGGCCCACCCTACGACACGCTGCACATCTACGGCTACGAGGGCGCCGAGTCCATCGCCGAGTCCCTCAGCTCCCTGGGCACCGATTCATCTGACTCGGACATCGATTATGACTTTCTCAATgactgggggcccaggttcaagaTGCTGGCCGAGCTGTATGGCTCGGACCCCCGGGAGGAGCTGGTGTATTAG